From the Brachyspira suanatina genome, the window GACTTATCAATATCATAATCCAATACTATTATATCCTTATTATATAACTTAGTATAAGAAAATACGAAAGCCTGCATAAGCTTAAAAGCAACCGCACAGCCTGAAAAGTTCTTTGATACAAAACCTGTATTTGAAATTTTAGGATTAAATACAGCATAAGCATTCGGAAGTATTTCCGGTATATCATGGTGATCAGTTACTATAATATCTATTGATAAATCCCTTGCAAACTCTACTTCTTCAGCATTAGATATTCCGCAGTCCACTGTTATAATAAGGGTTACTCCTGAATTAGCATATTCCTCTATAACTGCCTTAGAAAGTCCGTATCCTGTTGTATGATTGGGTACAAATGCTTCAACATTCTTTGTAACTACTTTCAATGTATTATATATAATAGATGCTGCTGTTATACCGTCTGCATCTTTATCACCGTATACTAATATCTTCTCATCATTTTCTATGGCTTCTTTTATTCTGTCTACAAATACATTAACATCTCTTATATTAAAAGGATTAGATAATGAATATATATCCTGAAAAAAGAAATCATAAATATCTTCTTTGGAAGTTATGCCTCTTAATTTTAAAAGCTCTAATATTGTTGTATTTAAGTTATTTATATCCATAATTTGTCTTTATCACTTATTTAATAATAAAAAAAATAATATATTCTAATATCCTAAAATAGTATATTTTATTTATGATATTCTTTCAAGTGGTATATATTTTGCTATATTTATAATTGAGTTTTTTCGATATTAATATATCATAAAATAATAATATAATATAAGGTTTTAATTTATGGCTGAAAAAGATATTAAAAACTTTTTTAATAAAGCTTATGATGCTTTTAAAAGTAAAAATTATAAATTAGCAATAGAATACTTTTCTGAAGTTATAAAACTAGATTCAACCATTTACGAAGCATACTATAACAGAGCAAATGCTAAGGCAAATATAAATGATGAAGATTCATATAAAAGTGCTGTAGAAGATTATACTTGGACTATAAAATTAAATGATAAATTTGCAGCTGCATATTATAACAGAGGAATAATGAACAGAAGTTTGGGAAATATAGAAGAAGCTTTAAAAGATTTTGATAAAGCAATAGAACTTAATTATAATCTTGAAGAGGCTTATTATGTAAGAGCAAATACAAAAGCAAGCTCTAAAGATTATAAAGGTTCTATAGAAGATTATAACAAAGCTATTGAAGTTTATCCGCATTTCGCTGATGCATATTATAACAGAGCATTGTCAAAAAATGCATTGGGTGAATATAAAGAAGCTATAAAAGATTATGACAAAGCCATAGAATATAATTCTCATTTCATTGATGCATACAATAACAGAGGAAATGTAAAAGAAAAGCTCGGTAATTATAATGAGGCTATAGATGATTATACAAATGCTATTCATATTAACAGAGAATTTGCAGATGGATACTTCAACAGAGCAAATGCTAAGTTTCATATAAAAGATTATAAAGGTGCTGTAGAAGACTTTGATGAATTAATAAAAATAAATCCTAAATATACAAAGGCGTATTTAAACAGAGGTATAATTGCTATGACTATGGAAGCATATCAGGAGGCTATTAAAGACTTTGATAAAGTTATAGAATTAGATACAAACATTGCCGATGCATATTACAATAAAGCGGTTGCTCTTAATCATTTGGGTATATATGATGAGGCTATACTTTATTATGATCAGGCTATAAAATTAAATCCGAATTATTCTGAAAGCTATTTCAACCGAGGAATATCCAAATCAAAAACTGCCTATATGAAAAAAGAAAAAATAAATGAAGATGAATATAATAAATTAGTTAAAGAATCAGAAGATGATTTTGATAAAGCTTATGATTTAGCTAATGAACATATAAAGCATATAATATCAGAGGGGCTTAAAAAATTGGCTTTTCTTAATATGGAAGCTGCTGACAATTTTTGTAAGAAGCATGATATAAAATAAGAAATATATTTTTCTATTATTGGGCGGTAATCAGACAACAAATTTAAAAAAATCTTGGGTGGGTAGCTGTAAATTATAATTTGGCAATAATAAAAAATAATAGTTTTGATGGCAGATTGAAACTATAAATATAAAGGGTGGGCAAATGTAATTTAGGTTTTAAAATTTAATTACATACCCCGCCCTTTATTCTTTAATACTATAGTTTGAAATTTTTAATTTATCTATTTTTTAAAGCCTGATTATAAAATATAAAACTCGCCCAAGCTTTATTTAAGTTAAAAAAATATTAACCTACTGCAATTTATATTTTGCAGTAGGAATATTAAAAATTACTTACCTAATTCTTTTAAAACTTCATTAAAGGCTTCTACAACTTCTGACACTTCTAAACTTCTCCACTCTTTTAATTTATTTTCTCTTTTGTATTTTAAGAATATTTTATTTCCTGTAAAAATAACATGATTATTAGGATAATGAATATTTAAAGAATAACTAAGCCTATTCAAACGCATTGATTCTGATCTTAATGCCTTTTTGATAATATAAAAAGGACATTTTACTTTTACCATAAAGCCATTTGCATCCTCAAATACCACTCCCTCATAATCTATACTAAAATCATCAACATATTTATGAAGCATTAGTACTACATATTTATTATATTCATCTTTTGAAATATCATCTTTAGGAGCTTCAAATATTTCTATTCTTTCCTTTACTTGAAATTGCTCTGTTATATCTTTACTTGATAATTCTTCATAAGAAAGTTTTCTGAAACTCTCCTCATTGTATATCACATCAAGTAAAATCAAAAATGATTCATTATAAACTATAGGGTGTGCTGAATCTTTTAAATGTATACATTCAAAAACAAATGTAGTATTATTTTTATTGCAATATTCTTTTATAAAATTTTTATTTTCTTCAGTGAGTAAACTTTCTGCCCAAGAAGCCATAGTTGTTCCTATTGAACTTTTGGTTGCATATATAAGTTCATCTCTTGTTTTATCTAAAAACACTAAAAACAAATATCCATTATATTTTTTATAAACACTCACAGGAAACTTTATATTATTTTGCAAGGCTTTTAATTTTGTTTCTTTAACTTCATCATAATTAAAGAATTTATCATAACTTCTTCCTGCTATTTCATTTGTTTCATTGTATCTGTATAATCCTCTAGCTTTGATAGTTTGTTCATTCCATAATCTTTTATAGAATACTCTGTCTGAAAAATTAGTGGAATAAACTGTATCATAATATTTATGACGAACAAGTTCGCTGTCAGTTTTTTCTTTGCCAAATAAGTTTTCTATTTCTCTGTCATTTTTATAACTTTCAATAGACATGTCTTTTAAATTAAGAATTATTAAATCCTCTCCATATTCCACAGAATTTTCTATACAATAGGCATTATCATTTATTTTGCATAGATTATCTTCCAATTCTTCTTGAAGCACATTTCTATGTCCGAATATCTGAATAATATCTGAATGATTATTTTTAAATTTATTTCCTACTTCTATATAAGATTTATAACTGTTATCATCTTCACTATATCCATAAGTTACAATACCATTCAAAAGTGATGCTGGAATATGCTCATACATTTTATCTACACCTGAATGATTAATAAAAAATTTCTTTCCTTTAAAAGTGAAAAAATAATAAAGTCTGAACTTCTTATAAAAATTTCTTATTCTCTTTTTATAATTATTTAATTCGCTTTCATTAAGTATTTTTTCTTCTACAAGATTATCACTATCATCTTTTACTTGTTTAGTTATAGTAAATGCTTTTTTTATTTCTTTGTATGTTGTTTTATAAAATTCCTGACTTGTAACTTTTATATCATTGGCAAAGAAATTTATATTTACATCATGATTTCCTTCAGTAAAATAAACATTATTTCCTATATCATTATTAAGAAAATAATCAAGTAATTCTTTTGACTTTGAGCCTCTATCTATTAAATCGCCTACAAATATATAAGCTGTTTTTTTATCCTGAAAATAATTTTCTTTCTCTAAAAATTTTCTAAACACATCATACTCACCATGCAAATCAGGTATCACTTTTATATTATCATACTTTTCAAATTCTGTTTCATTAAGATAAAAGCTATCCCATTTACAAGCCTCAAGCAATGCAGTTTCCGCACTATCATAATCTGAAGCTCTAAAAATATTAGCACCGCTCAATTTGAAATTTTTCATACGCATAAAAAAGTCTTGTATAACTTCTTCCGCTATATTACCGCCTATTTTTCTTTTTCTAACATTTTCAATGCATTCTTTAAGCGATAAATGATCAAATAAAACAGCTATAATTCTATATCCGTATTTTTTGGCAAGCTCTGTAATACTATTAAGATTAAAAAGCCCTGTACTATCTAATATGGTAAATTGACCTAATCTAAATCTATTTTCTAATATGCTTAATATTAAATTATTCCAAATATAAGCATTGTCTTTTTCAGAAATAGAAAGCCCATTATATCCGTCTGGAAAAACACCTGAATATAATATTCTTAAATTATCAGAACTTACGCTATAATAATCAATATTAGTTTTCTTTATAGTATAACTTTTGCCGCTTCCTTGAGGTCCTACTGTCAATATCAATACTTTCATTATAATTCCTAATTTACTTGATATGCTTACTTATTATTTAATTTATCATAAATATCATAGAAATATCTTATAGAAGAAATTATCTCTCCGCTTTTACACATCTCTAAATATTTTTCTCTATTTACTATCATAGCATCACTGACTTCATTTTCCTGCAAAACTAAATCCTCAATATTAACATCTCTTCTAAACATATAAGAATCTACTATTGTATTTGAAAACTCAAGTACAAAAGAAGTTAAAAATACTGCCTCATCTTTTTTGAATGATAATCCAATTTCTTCTTCAAGCTCTCTTAAAGCTCCGTCAGAGCTATCCTCTCCGGCTAATATAGAACCTTCTGTGCATTCCCACATGTCAGGACATACTTTTTTACTCTTATGTCTTTTTGTGATTATAACTTCATCTTTACTATTAACTACCCAAGCATGTATAACTATATGATAATCATTTTTATTTAACGGTATTCCTCTCTGATGAAATCTTCCTGTTTTATTTTTATTAATATCATATATATCCCAAATCTCTTTCATAAACTTTTACCAAACTTTTCAAATATATTTAACAATAAAAAAAGCCTCCTTAAAAGGATGCTGCTTTTTAAGGGGGCTTTCATAAGTTATCGGATTGCTATATTATATTATTTTATAATATAAATTTCAAGGCTCTTAGTATTTCATAATAGTCATTATTTTCAAAAATTACCGTAGTATCATTAATTTTTTTAGCTCCGGGGTAAAATGATACTTTATGAGCATAGCCATGTTCCTTATAACATACCTCTAATTTGAAATTATTAGGCAATTTTAATAATTTACCCTTAAAATCCTGACTCAAAGCCTCTTTAGTTTTCTCTTTAATCATCTTAACCATTAAATTAGGTGAATAATTGATAGTAGAATAACCTATACCCTCTTTAACTGGAAGAGTTACCAAATTAGGGTGATTAGGCTGCATATTTTGTGCAACTTCGCATAATCCCTTATCGCCTGACAAAAATATTGTAGGTACTTTTCTATAAGCTGCCGCATAACTAAAAAACATAAACTCGCTTGCCAAAACTTCATTAAGCTTTACATAAACATTTCTAGTGTTCATAGTATGTGAAAGCGGATTATTTCCTATAGAAGCTGCATTATGATATCCAATAAACATTACAGCATCAAAGCTCTCATCAATACCTTCTACCATAGAATAAGGATCTCCGCTCCATCTTCTATGTATTTTCACGCATTCAGGCAAAGCAGTTTGATCTATATTCATAGCAGAGTCATGTGCATCTTTTACAAATATTTCTTTTGCTCCTGCATCAATAGCTCCCTCACATGCTGCATTAACTTCTTTAGTCATTTGAAGTGTATGCTCTTTATAAGTTAAACTTCCTGCATCAGTATCAGGCCATTGTGTAGTTGTGGTAATTCCTTCGATATCCGCACTAATAAAAACTTTCATAATAATTCCTCTAATATTTAAAAATTATTTTAATGATTAAAAACTATATTATATTTTTTATTTTATTCAATATGTTAATCATTGATTTTTTTATTGTTTTACAGCTTTCAATATACTAACTATAAAAGGTTTCATTTTTATTTATATGATGTAGAATATATTTTATTAGTAGTTTATAAAACAATTAAATAAATTTCAAAATTTATACAACCATATTAGTAATTTATTATTTTTTATAGTTTATTTAATACAAGGATATAATATATGAAAAACAATATAAATGAACTTATAGAAAAAGATGAGAATTTTGACATAAGTAAAATATCTATGTCTGCTTTATATGTCCAACTTATAAATGTACTATTACATAAGAGAATAGAAGGAGATAATAAAGTTACCTCTTTTTATCTAAATAGTGTTATTTTATTTTCATCAAGGAATTATAGAAAATTAATAAAATTGTGTCATAAAGTTTTATGTTTAAATAAGCAAAAAAAAATTAATTTAAGTATAATGGAAGAAGAATATTTTTATGGATATATACTTACATCATATTTATATACTGGTCAGTATAAAAAATGTATAAAATATGGGCATAGATTCTTAAATATATTAAATAATGAAAAAAATAAAATTGTTTTTTTACAGGATAAAATGGCTTATTTTCAAATAGGACTGTCAAATCTATATTTGAAAAATTATTATGAAAGTATAAAGTATTTTGATAAAGTTATTGAATTAATGAAATTTGATAAAGAAGTTGAAAATATGATTATAGGAAACTTTGCAATACCTAATTACAATTATGCTTATCGATGCAAAGGTATGGCATATTTAAAAATAGGAGACTATATAAAAGCTATAGATAACTTTAATGAAGATATAAAAATTAATGGTAATAGCGGTGTTGTTTATTATTATAAAGGAATAGCTTATTTCTACATAAAAAAATATGATAAATCAATTGCAGAATATCAAAAATCTATTAAATATTATAGTAATAATTTTGATAATAAAATATTTGTTTACAATGCTTTAATCAGAACATTAATAAAATGTAATAAGTATGATGATATAATTAAATTGCATAAAAGCATATGTAAAAATATATTAAATACAAAAGTTACATTAAAGTATACCTTTAATTTCTTTACGTTATTTACACTAATATTTGATACAATAAAGAATATATCAATAGATCAAGAAGTTATAAATAAATTAATAAATACTAATTTTGAAAATCAAAAATCATACTTTCAAAAATCAAATTTATATAATTATACCAAAGTTAATAAAGATACATTAAGAAATATATTAAATAGTCAATTATGGCTTAGCAATTCAAAAACTTTTAATGATCCTATTGACCCATATATAAAGAAAAATACATATAACAAATTAAATGATTATATATTAGAAAAAATAAAAGTTGCTTGTTTAACTACACAAAATGATAATACTTTAATGTGGAGTCATTATGCTGATAAACATCAAGGTATTTGTGTAGAGTATGACATAAGAAAAATTATAAATAAAAAAAATATAGTAATAAAAAGAATTAATTATAGCAATAAAATGAATATTGATGATTTTTTCATTAATTATTATAAGAGTATTTTACAAAACATAAACATTGAAATAGATAATTATTCAATAAATAATATTACAGATTTATTTACAGTAAAATCTAGAGAATGGAAGTATGAAGATGAATATCGTATACTGTTTTATGATAAAGAAAATAAAAATACCAATGGAACACTTATTAATTTGCCAATAAAAAGTATTTGTTTCGGTATACAGACATCAAAAGAAGATAAAAAACTTGTATACAATTTAGTTGAATACATAAATGAAAATAACAGAAATAAAAACGGTAAAAAGTATGAAAGAATTAAATTATATTATGCTGAACTTGATGATAATGAACTTTTTAAGATTAATATCAAGCCTTATAAACATAAAAATAATAGTTAATATATTAAAGAGTTTTATTTATATATTTACTGTCTATATCATCTATCATCTTGTTAAATTTTTCTTTAAGCAAAGCCCTTCTTTTCTTCTGCCACATAGTGTATATAGCTATAATGTAGCATATTAAAGATACTGTCATCATAAACAAAAATCCAACAAAATATGAGAAATTAGAAGCCAAATACCCCATTACAAAAGGTATGAATAAAGCAGCAACACCTGTCAAAGCCTCATTAACAGCAACATTTCTAGGAGCATTATCCTGGTCCGCCAAAGCATAATAAAGACCAAAGAAATAACCGAAACCGCTTACAAAACCCAAAAACATAAACGCTATTAAAAATAACCAGAAATTCCTAGTGAATGTTATTAAAAGCAAAGCCGCAGGAGTAAGAAGACCTACTATAGTAAATACTCTCTTTTTCTCCAAAAATCTCAAACAAAAAGCAGATGATAAAGAACCTACAGCCATAAAAGCTGATAAACTTCCTACCAATAATGAAGAATCTGCCTCAGAAAAACCAATTACCTTTATTCCATAATCGAGAAACATAAATCTTAAAGTATGCAGTACCATAGCCCCTACAAATATTACAAGCCAGCCTATATGCACTTTATATCTAGGAGCACGCATAAAAGGTATATTCCATTTTATCTTTTTGTTGTTAGCCTTAAATCTCAAATGTCTTGAAAGATAAAATAGTATAAACATTATTACACTTACTACTATAACGAAGTAAAAACCTAATTTATAATCAAATTTATATATAAGCCCTGTAACTGTAGGACCAACAGCAAAACCTAAAGACCAAGAAAATATAAATAAAGCCCCGCTTAATGTAACAGGCAAATCTTTTGAAACTACATCTAATGAAGATTGAAAGCATACAAAAAATATAGTAGCACAGCATCCGTATAAAAATGAATAAAATAAAGACATTTCAGGCGGAAGAAATATCAAACAAGCAACCGCAATGATAAGCTGAAGTATAGCTTCAACATATATTAAATTTGTATAATATTTCTTTTGTATTTTGATGCGTGAGAAAGTGCCGGCAGTAAGCATCATACCCATACCATAAGAAACCCCAAGCAATGATACAAAAAAAGGACTAGCTCCTGATATAGAAGCATTTATAACTAAAACCGTACTGAATATGCTTGAGCATAAATAAAGAAGAAACGGCATAGAATACACCAATATAGTCATTATTATTTATTCCTAACAATATATTATTTTAATGATGAAGTATTATATATATTATTTATAAAAAATGTATATCATTTTACAATTTTTTTATTTTTTTGATTAATTATTTTTATTTTCAGATAATAACTTATATTATCACCATTTAATAAAAAATAAAATTACACAATGTATTGATTTATATTGATTAATTTTATAAAATACTCCTAATTATATTTGATAATTCAATAAATAAAATAATTTGACCGATAATAAATTAAATTAATTATTAGGCTTTTAACTATGTATAAAATTTGTTATGCATCCATAATAATCATGCTGCTCATTACATCATGTAATGATAAAAAATTGGAGAGTAAACAATACAGATTAAACATAGAAGAAACAAATGAAGTAATAGATATAAAAAGCAGAAGCTTTGATGGAATAAGCTTAATAAAAAACAGTTCATTTACAGCGTATCCAAATATAACAATAAATGAACTTTTATCACCTTTTAGCTCTGTAGAATGGCAGGACTTTATATCTGAAGATGATTATAACCGTTATATAGATATAGTAGCAAGATATGATACTAATGAATATATAATACAGTTTCAAGTAACAGATCAGTACAGATGGGAATTGTATGCATTTGAAATAAATAAAACACCATATACTATAGATATAGTAGCAAATGAATTATATAAATTATATACAAATAAATAAAGAATCATTTCAAATATAATAAAAAAAGCTGACTAAAAAATCAGCTTTTTTATTATCAAATATTTAATTCTAATTTAAATTAATTAAATGCTAAAGATATGCTTCCTCTTTTTATATCTATAGGACCTGCTATATTTCTAGATAATTTAATTTGAATAGATAAACTTCTATCTATATCATTACCTGTAGTCCAATCATTTTTCTGAGGCTCAAATATTCCTACAATAGTTCCTGTTCCTGATCTTTTACCTAAGAATACTTTTACATCATAATATGTAACAACTATACCTCTTGAACCATTAACTGTTTCTTCTGTAACTTTTAAAGGTGCTACAAGAGATGAGCTTTTTATTTCTGCATCTGTCATATTTTCAACATCTTTTCCACCTATAACATAATAAACTTTATCATTTATTTCTACAGCCTGAACCTCTTTATCAGCTCCATAAACTGTAACTTTTCTTTTTGGTGTATCTTCTCTAGTTATAGTTTCTTCTTTTTTATCTTCATTATTATCAGCCGCATTATCTTTAACAACAGTATTTTTTGTAGTCTCGCAACTTATCATTACAATGATTAAACCAACAGCTATTAAAACTTTTTTTAACATCCATACCTCCGCAAATCATCCAATATAAAATTTTCTATTATATATAACTATCGGAAATTATTTTAGTAATATTAAAATAATTTTTACATATTATACTTGAATAATGTCATAATAGATCTATACTTATAAATATAGAACTAATTACTTAGGCTAAAAGGATAAAAAATGGATATTTCTGAAAACAGATACGACAGTATGATATACAACAGATGCGGAAAAAGCGGTTTGAAATTACCTATTGTATCTTTAGGACTTTGGCATAATTTCGGTGCTAACTGCGATTATGATAATATGAAAGATATGATAAAAACTGCTTTTGACAATGGAATCACACATTTTGACCTAGCTAATAATTATGGCCCTCCTTATGGTTCTGCTGAAATTAGTATGGGTAAAATATTAAATGACGGGCTTAATAAATACAGAGATGAACTTATAATAAGCACTAAAGCCGGTTACGATATGTGGCCAGGGCCTTACGGAGATTTTGGAAGCAAAAAATATTTAATAGCTAGCATAAATCAAAGTTTAAAAAGATTAAATCTTGAATATGTTGATATATTCTATCATCATAGAATGGATCCTGAAACACCACTTGAGGAAACTCTTGAAGCATTGACTAGAATAGTAAAGAGCGGAAAAGCTTTATATGTTGGGCTTTCAAATTATGACGGCCCTACAATGGAAAGAGCTTCTAAATTATTATATATGGCAAATGTACCATTCATTATTAATCAGAACAGATATTCTATATTTGACAGAACTATAGAAAATAACGGATTAAAATTAAAAGCTAAAAAATTAGGAAAAGGAATAATAGCTTACAGTCCATTAGCACAAGGGTTATTAACTGATAAATATTTGAATGGCATACCAAGCGACAGCAGAATGGCAGCAGACGGAAGATATTTAAAGCAAGATGCTCTAAGCAGAAAGAAATTAGAAAAAATAGGCGAACTAAACAAATTAGCTAATCAAAGAGGCGAAAGTTTGGCTCAAATGGCATTAAGATGGGTTTTGAAAGATGAAGAAGTAACAAGCGTATTAATAGGAGCTTCAAGACCTAGCCAGATTATAGAGAATTTGAAAATCATTAACAAGAATAATTTCTCCGATGAGGAATTAAGAAAGATTGATGATATTAGTTTATAATATCAATTCCTAAAAATAATTTTTGTCAGCAAGTTTTATAATAAAAAATTTGCTGACAACTTTAATCATTTTTCTTTTCATGCTTATAAGGCTTAATATTAATCTTAAAAAGCTCATTATCATCTAGTTCGTAAAACAGTTTTAAAATATTTTATTATATAAAAATAAAAATTAAATCTTTTGTAGTTAGTATATTATTAAAATTTGATAAAGTTCAAAGTATACAGCAGAAAAATAATTATAACTAATAAATTATTTGTGGGGACTAGCCCCCACACCCCCAGTTCTTTTTGTGACCAAAAGAACCAAAAAGACTGCATTTTTATAAATATTAATATCTTAAAATATAGATAAATTAAAATTATTACTTAATTTTTTCATGTTTGTAAGGCTTAATATTAATCTTAAAAAGCTCATTATCATCTAGTTCCGCCTGATACAATTTAACTATATCATTATTATAATCAAGTCTTTTTTCATTTATAGAATTTACGATATTATATATAAGTTCTTTATCATCATCTGAAGTTTTTACACCGAAACAAATACTTTTTATTGGTAAATTAATAAGTGTTCCATTTGGATTTTTATTTTCTTCATCATAAAAAAGTATGCGGTACTCGTCTTCATATTTCCACTCTTTAGATTTTACTGTAAATATATCTGTTATATTATCTATTGATTTATTATTCCCTAATATAACATTGTCATCATAAAATATATTTGATTTTGACATATTTTTATGATAATTTATTTTTTGCAATATAGTAAAATTTATATTAAATATATTATCAATATTGTATTCAATACAAATACCTTTATGTTTATCAGCATAATGGCTCCACATTAAAGTATTATCATTATGTGTAGTTAAACAGGCGACTTTTATTTTCTCTAATAAATAATTATAAAGTTGACTAGAACTTTCTTTTTTATTGTTTCTTATGTAAGGATCAACAGGATCATTAAATTCTTTTGTATTACTGCACCATAAAGTATTATTTAATATACTTCTTAAAGTATCTTTATTAACTTTTGTATAATGATATAAAGTACTATTTTTTATGTCATATTTTTTTATTTTATTATTAAAATCAACTAAAATTATATCATTTATAATTTCTATAAATTTATTTTTATCATAATTATTAATTATATATGATATATTATTATATATAGATGATAATTCATTAAATATAATAAAAGTATATTTTATTTTACCATACTTCTTTATATTATTAATTACAATTTTCATATCATTATATGAATCAATTATTTCTTTTTCATCATATTTTGATTTTATAAGTAATTCTATTTTTTTTACATACATCGTTAATTTATTATATGGATATTTGCAGCATTTTATAGCAAGATTATAATTATTAAGTGCTTCATTATAATTTCTATAATGTTGTTCTATTAATCCTATATAATAATATGCTTCTGAAAAATCTTTATTTTTATTTATAACATCTTTTAAATATTTCATAGATAATTTATATTTATTAGCTTTGAGATAAGATAATGCAGTAAATAAATAAGTATAAAAATATTTTGTATTTTGAGAATTACTAAATTTTTTTATGATTTCTAAAAAGTACATAATAGCTTTTTTATATCTTTTTA encodes:
- a CDS encoding tetratricopeptide repeat protein, which produces MAEKDIKNFFNKAYDAFKSKNYKLAIEYFSEVIKLDSTIYEAYYNRANAKANINDEDSYKSAVEDYTWTIKLNDKFAAAYYNRGIMNRSLGNIEEALKDFDKAIELNYNLEEAYYVRANTKASSKDYKGSIEDYNKAIEVYPHFADAYYNRALSKNALGEYKEAIKDYDKAIEYNSHFIDAYNNRGNVKEKLGNYNEAIDDYTNAIHINREFADGYFNRANAKFHIKDYKGAVEDFDELIKINPKYTKAYLNRGIIAMTMEAYQEAIKDFDKVIELDTNIADAYYNKAVALNHLGIYDEAILYYDQAIKLNPNYSESYFNRGISKSKTAYMKKEKINEDEYNKLVKESEDDFDKAYDLANEHIKHIISEGLKKLAFLNMEAADNFCKKHDIK
- a CDS encoding RNA ligase encodes the protein MKVLILTVGPQGSGKSYTIKKTNIDYYSVSSDNLRILYSGVFPDGYNGLSISEKDNAYIWNNLILSILENRFRLGQFTILDSTGLFNLNSITELAKKYGYRIIAVLFDHLSLKECIENVRKRKIGGNIAEEVIQDFFMRMKNFKLSGANIFRASDYDSAETALLEACKWDSFYLNETEFEKYDNIKVIPDLHGEYDVFRKFLEKENYFQDKKTAYIFVGDLIDRGSKSKELLDYFLNNDIGNNVYFTEGNHDVNINFFANDIKVTSQEFYKTTYKEIKKAFTITKQVKDDSDNLVEEKILNESELNNYKKRIRNFYKKFRLYYFFTFKGKKFFINHSGVDKMYEHIPASLLNGIVTYGYSEDDNSYKSYIEVGNKFKNNHSDIIQIFGHRNVLQEELEDNLCKINDNAYCIENSVEYGEDLIILNLKDMSIESYKNDREIENLFGKEKTDSELVRHKYYDTVYSTNFSDRVFYKRLWNEQTIKARGLYRYNETNEIAGRSYDKFFNYDEVKETKLKALQNNIKFPVSVYKKYNGYLFLVFLDKTRDELIYATKSSIGTTMASWAESLLTEENKNFIKEYCNKNNTTFVFECIHLKDSAHPIVYNESFLILLDVIYNEESFRKLSYEELSSKDITEQFQVKERIEIFEAPKDDISKDEYNKYVVLMLHKYVDDFSIDYEGVVFEDANGFMVKVKCPFYIIKKALRSESMRLNRLSYSLNIHYPNNHVIFTGNKIFLKYKRENKLKEWRSLEVSEVVEAFNEVLKELGK
- a CDS encoding NUDIX hydrolase; translated protein: MKEIWDIYDINKNKTGRFHQRGIPLNKNDYHIVIHAWVVNSKDEVIITKRHKSKKVCPDMWECTEGSILAGEDSSDGALRELEEEIGLSFKKDEAVFLTSFVLEFSNTIVDSYMFRRDVNIEDLVLQENEVSDAMIVNREKYLEMCKSGEIISSIRYFYDIYDKLNNK
- a CDS encoding M55 family metallopeptidase; its protein translation is MKVFISADIEGITTTTQWPDTDAGSLTYKEHTLQMTKEVNAACEGAIDAGAKEIFVKDAHDSAMNIDQTALPECVKIHRRWSGDPYSMVEGIDESFDAVMFIGYHNAASIGNNPLSHTMNTRNVYVKLNEVLASEFMFFSYAAAYRKVPTIFLSGDKGLCEVAQNMQPNHPNLVTLPVKEGIGYSTINYSPNLMVKMIKEKTKEALSQDFKGKLLKLPNNFKLEVCYKEHGYAHKVSFYPGAKKINDTTVIFENNDYYEILRALKFIL
- a CDS encoding DUF2971 domain-containing protein, which gives rise to MKNNINELIEKDENFDISKISMSALYVQLINVLLHKRIEGDNKVTSFYLNSVILFSSRNYRKLIKLCHKVLCLNKQKKINLSIMEEEYFYGYILTSYLYTGQYKKCIKYGHRFLNILNNEKNKIVFLQDKMAYFQIGLSNLYLKNYYESIKYFDKVIELMKFDKEVENMIIGNFAIPNYNYAYRCKGMAYLKIGDYIKAIDNFNEDIKINGNSGVVYYYKGIAYFYIKKYDKSIAEYQKSIKYYSNNFDNKIFVYNALIRTLIKCNKYDDIIKLHKSICKNILNTKVTLKYTFNFFTLFTLIFDTIKNISIDQEVINKLINTNFENQKSYFQKSNLYNYTKVNKDTLRNILNSQLWLSNSKTFNDPIDPYIKKNTYNKLNDYILEKIKVACLTTQNDNTLMWSHYADKHQGICVEYDIRKIINKKNIVIKRINYSNKMNIDDFFINYYKSILQNINIEIDNYSINNITDLFTVKSREWKYEDEYRILFYDKENKNTNGTLINLPIKSICFGIQTSKEDKKLVYNLVEYINENNRNKNGKKYERIKLYYAELDDNELFKINIKPYKHKNNS